The genome window ACAACGGCAGCGCCGGCAGCTAGTGTTGGCCAACTTTCCAAAGGGTAGTTTTATTTTTCGTGTCAATTGTTAAGAGAAATTTGGCAAGAGTTAATAGAGTTAAAGTTTTATAGTATAAAGGGTATCCCTGAACACTGCCAGCCATGTCCCTGTTAAACAATGACGACAGCATTCCCAACATGGACGAGGATCCACAGGGTGAGTGAAAATTGGAGGGAGTGGGTGGAGTCCCGAGTGATGATGTTATCAATTGCTAATCCGCCCCAAAAATGCAGTGGTCATTCCGGACGATGAGCCCCCGGCGACGGGACGAATGCCCAGTGGGAGGTCCATGGACTCGTTGCGCTCCTCGTTCACCAACCGCAGTTCCACGCCAGATTCATCGCACAATTCGCTGGAGGCCATGGAAATGGCCCAGGACGATCGGGAGGAGAAGGCCCGCCTCATCACACAGGTCCTGGAGCTGCAGAACACCCTAGACGACTTGTCGCAACGCGTCGATTCGGTCAAGGAGGAAAATCTCAAGCTGCGCTCCGAGAACCAGGTGCTCGGCCAGTACATCGAGAACCTGATGTCGGCTTCATCGGTGTTCCAGTCCACCAGTCCcagtgcggccaaaaagaAGTAATCTTCTATAGTCAATCGACCCACCGGTACTGGAAACCAAAAACCTTCTCAAATATGCCTTCTCGTTCACGCTAGAgctacatatgtatattttaatcTGTAACACTCGAAATTAAGCTATTGCAATGTTATTTCAGTTGCCCGATCGTcgaatttgtatttgtttagGCTTAAGCTTATGGCGCGCTATGTATTTTATACATAGaagtaattaatttatatagaTAATAAATCAATAATACCCACGCAATTAAAGGATTTGAAAAGAAAAACGGGATGGCAGCACTGCCAATCCAGCTGCTTTTAGAGGTCGGTTAACTAAATAGCCATGATCGAATTGCATAACTTACAACAGAgtgacattttaattaaattataaaatgtgTCTATTTGTATAAATCGTAGCAATTATTAGAAAAACACCTGCGTACactt of Drosophila mauritiana strain mau12 chromosome 3R, ASM438214v1, whole genome shotgun sequence contains these proteins:
- the LOC117144908 gene encoding short coiled-coil protein B encodes the protein MSLLNNDDSIPNMDEDPQVVIPDDEPPATGRMPSGRSMDSLRSSFTNRSSTPDSSHNSLEAMEMAQDDREEKARLITQVLELQNTLDDLSQRVDSVKEENLKLRSENQVLGQYIENLMSASSVFQSTSPSAAKKK